The Paenibacillus sp. 481 DNA window GAAATTCACCTATTTTGCAAAGGTAGCGCGTGAAAAGGGTATCAATTTATGTCGAAATTAGTCTATTCTCGCAAAAAACATATAAGGAGTTCACTCCTTTTCATTACAACGATTACCAGTTACAATAGGCTTAATACATATCAGGGGGTTGTTTATGTTCACCTATTTAAAGAGTTGGTCCAAATTCGACTGGATTCAGCTTAGTTTTAGATTTCTAGCAGTATGTGCTTTTCTCGGACATATACACTTTGATAAGCAAATCGAAATAAATTGGATTACTTATGGAAGCATTATTAGCGTATTTTTCATCCCCCTCTTTGCATTAGTTGCCTTTGGTGTTGAAAAATATATCATTACGGAATTGCTCGTTAGCGGAATTGTATCTTTATTTATGACATATGAGTTTGGGGCACCACTTTGGCTAACTGCTATTAATCTTTCACTCGGATATTATGTTAACCGGAAGTCTCTACATTTCATTGTGGCGCCGCTTACTACAATCATACTTCCATTCGTTGAATTTTTAATATTAGACTCGCAGCCCGCTGTACATACTTTTCTCGGTATTTTTAATACGATGTGCGTATACGCACTCGGATTTGCAATTAGTGCATTACGTCACTCTAATGAAGAGAAACAACAGAAACTTCAAATTATTAATGAGCAATATACCATTTTACAGCAATATTCTTCGCAAGTTGAGCGCTTAGTCGTCTTGGAAGAACGGAATCGCATGGCCAAAGAACTCCACGATACGATTGGACATACGTTTACTTCCATTATCATGGGGTTAGAAACGATTAAAGCAACAGCAGCGCCAGATGCTAGTCAGGAAAAGGTAGAACGTCTAGTTCGACTTACACGAACCGGATTGGCAGACGTACGGAGGCAAGTGCATGAGATTCGTGCAACGGAAGAAGACGCGACGATAGATGAACAACTTCGTCACTTGACCGAACAATTTATGGATCATACAGAGACAAAAGTATCACTGCGTATTATCGGTGAGGCTTATGATGTATATAATCCAGTCAAGCATACGCTCGCTCGATGTTTGCAGGAAGCATTGACCAATGCACTTCGTCACGGTCAGGCCACTTCTGTGAACGTATTGTTGCACTATGAACCTAATCAACTCTTGTTACAAGTTCAAGACAACGGAAGCGGACAGGAAGAAATGAAATATGGCTTCGGCCTGTCCGCAATGCAAGAGCGGCTATACAGCTTACAAGGTAAACTGTATACGGATAGTAAACCAAATGAAGGCACCATTATTACATGTGTGATTCCGCAACAAACGTATCTAAATAAGCAAGAAATCAAAATATTACTAGTAGATGATCAGCCTCTAATGCGTGAGAGCCTAGGGCTCCTACTGGAAGCTGAGCGAGATTTTAACATCCTCACAGCCCATGACGGCCCGACAGCTATTGAGCGCTGTGAGCAAGAGCAGCCCCATATCGTGTTGATGGATGTACACATGCCTGACATGGACGGCATTACGGCTGCACGTTTCATAAAAGAGCGTTTTCCAGAGACACGTATTATTATGATTACGTCAATGGATAACCCAGCCTTAGCCCAACAAGCCATGAGTATCGGTGCAGAAGGATACTTACTGAAATCCATTCCAGCTGAAGAATTAGCACATACGGTGCGCTTAGTGTACCGAGGCGGCACGATCATTTCTAGAGACATCGCAGACCAGTTATTCAAAGAAAACGGTCTCACCGAGCAGCTGGCTGATAGGAGTTCAAGGCCCGCTGGCACGAATCCTTATCAATTAACAGACCGAGAATTGGAGATTCTCGGTCATCTTGTAAAAGGGCACCGCTATAAAATGATCGCGGGTAAATTGTATTTATCAGAAGGCACAGTGCGCAATTATATTTCATCTATTTATTCGAAGCTGCACGTCCGTAATCGCTCGGAAGCTGTCACTAAAGCAGAACAGGAACAGCTTCTTTCTTCAACTTCCTAAACAGCTCGTAATTCGTTCCTAAACGGCTTCTAAATAAGCGGATACCCCCTAAAGTACACCATATTACAGGGGTATCCGCTTTGAGTCGTTTCAGTCTTTTCAGTCTTTTCAGTCGTTACGTGTTCAGATTCAAATCATCATTTAGAAATCGGAGCAAAGCTTTGTACAATAAGAGCTGCCGCCTCTTGCCGTAACAAAGGCTGCGTGGATTTAAAGTCAGTCGCTCCATCTGGCTGTACACGTACCTCTGGCCCATGCATTTTCCCTGCCACTAGCATTTGCACCGCTTCCAACGCCCAATCATCTGTTTTGCCGCTAAGTTTAGCTGTTCTAGGCGCTTTTCCAATCATTTTATGAAGTGTATACAACATATGCGCGGCCTCTTGCCGCGTGATTTGCTTATTCGGCTCAAATCGACCATTGTTCATTCGCGTAATAATACCACTTTCGACTAAACTCTGAATATAAGGCCCTTCGGGAATATGTTTAATATCTGTAATACTCACCTTGTGGGAAGGTGCCCAATTAATCGCCTTCGCCAGCATATGAACAAACTGCGCGCGCGTAAGCACATCTGTAGCCCCAAACGTACCATCCTTTTTCGGCTGTAATCCACCTAACCGACTAAATGCATCAATATAACTAGCATAAGGATGTTTCTCCCCAATATCTGTGTAAACTACCTTTTTGTTTGTTACTTTTTGCGCCCAACTTGCCGGATTTACTTTTCCACGATACAAATACGATATGGTTCTATCTGTTTCCTGTTTAAATCCGAGCCATTCTCCCTCTTTGCTGGTAAACAGACTCCCATCTACCTGGCGGAACAATTGAATGTCATTTCCCGTTTGCACTTTTAACTGTTTATCTGAAGTGACGGTGACGTTGGTAAGGACCAATCCGGCGCGCAAATCTCGGTATTGCCCTTCGTATCGCTTCAATTGCTCCATCGTCGGGTTCAAATAAACCGTTTCTTGCTTGCGCTGCGGGTAATAATGCTCCATAAACGCTTTCGTAGCTGTATCACGCAACACCATAGGATCACTCTCATTAAAAATAATGAATGCTCCTGCGTTCTGCTCAGGAACGAGCCACATCCATGAACTGAATCCCGGCGTATCCCCTCCTTTTCCGATCACATGCTGCCCATTATGATTAGTGTGAAAAAAGGATTCAAACCC harbors:
- a CDS encoding helix-turn-helix transcriptional regulator, coding for MFTYLKSWSKFDWIQLSFRFLAVCAFLGHIHFDKQIEINWITYGSIISVFFIPLFALVAFGVEKYIITELLVSGIVSLFMTYEFGAPLWLTAINLSLGYYVNRKSLHFIVAPLTTIILPFVEFLILDSQPAVHTFLGIFNTMCVYALGFAISALRHSNEEKQQKLQIINEQYTILQQYSSQVERLVVLEERNRMAKELHDTIGHTFTSIIMGLETIKATAAPDASQEKVERLVRLTRTGLADVRRQVHEIRATEEDATIDEQLRHLTEQFMDHTETKVSLRIIGEAYDVYNPVKHTLARCLQEALTNALRHGQATSVNVLLHYEPNQLLLQVQDNGSGQEEMKYGFGLSAMQERLYSLQGKLYTDSKPNEGTIITCVIPQQTYLNKQEIKILLVDDQPLMRESLGLLLEAERDFNILTAHDGPTAIERCEQEQPHIVLMDVHMPDMDGITAARFIKERFPETRIIMITSMDNPALAQQAMSIGAEGYLLKSIPAEELAHTVRLVYRGGTIISRDIADQLFKENGLTEQLADRSSRPAGTNPYQLTDRELEILGHLVKGHRYKMIAGKLYLSEGTVRNYISSIYSKLHVRNRSEAVTKAEQEQLLSSTS